GAAGAGGCCAATAGGTTAAGATTACTTGCTTTGAGCAAGGGTTTGGAACCCGATGGCATGACTTATAAAATTCTGGTTATTGGGTACAGAGGAGAGGGAAATCGAATGGATGGAGAGTTAGTGATAAATGAAATGTTGGATAAGGGGTTTATACCTGATCTTGCTTCATATAATAAGTTAATGGATGGACTATCGAATTGTCAACGACCGGGGCGTTATCATGTGAGCAAAACTGACAGCTGAAAATGCAAACAAGATGAGATTTAACTTGGTTTTCAAGTATGACTCTTGCTTGGGCTGAGATGATTGTGGAATGATTGAGATGTGAGCCTGTAAAAAAATCAGATGATAAAAAATACCAGTTGTTTTGCACAACAATGAAGATAGCTTGCAAGTTCACTTTGAAGATGGTTGGTGCTTTAAATTCCCGTcttttaaaaatcatttaattatCAAGATTATGTTTTCCTGATGCTAGTGAACATTGTTATAGTAAGGATTCCAATTGAATTGAGTTCGTGATTGGTATCATGGCGGGTTTCCCAAAATCACAGGGAGCCACCGTGAAACCAAACGTGCAATGAAACTGATACACAAAGTATGTGTCTTATGTTTAATTTGAGTTAAGACATCATTTATATGTTATCAATATTTAACATCAATCTTAAGCTTGGCGTTATCTATAGCTTCATtgtaatattttttgtgtttttgttctTTCTTTTCCTTTACAATTTCTCAGTTTCATCAGTTCTAATTCCCCCTACCCATAACCACAGCTCCTTGATAAAGACCAGGAGAGATATCGTTTGAGCCATGCACGTTATTTTGTGGCCTTTATTTGCAAAAGTAATGCTGAAGTTGAAGTAtctgatgaatattttgatataCCCTATTGAGGCGAAGGTATCATATTTGTGTTTTAGATATTTACGGATTTAAAGGACATGTGTTAGTCATTGTAATCTAGTTTTACATTGACATCCAATAAAACGGTGATTACAGTATCGTATTGGCATCTTCCGAAACCATTTTGCCGTGGCCGTTTTTGCAGTCGCGgaccgttttttaaaaccctgGATGTTAGTGTAAAACTATTATATATTGACAGTATATGCTCATTAAACTCATATTCTTTTGCATGGTCAATTTAGAGACAACATTGTTTGAGCTATCATTTGCTACTGAGTGTTCTCTAGGTGTAGGATCTGAGTACGTGATCCTCAATTTTTAACTGCTGCAGCTTATGTGCCTTTATTTTCCTGAGTTTATGTGTTAATTTGTTGCTAAGTATCCTGTTTCCTCTGAACTCGAGTGCCCCTCGTTGGAGTTGCTTTTTGTTGTTGAACCTGAGAGGTGTCCATTTGTTGACATAGGCTGACCTGTTCTTGCTGGTGTGCATTAGTTGGCTTCATTCCCTTAGCTTGAGTGACAGGGTTTTGCATTGTGTCCTGTTTCCTCTGAAATGGGAGAGGTGTTTATTTGTTGACTTAGGCTGACCTGTTCTTGCTGGTGTGCATTAGTTGGCTTCATCCCCTTAGCTTGAGTGACAGGGTTTTGCATTGTGTCCTGTTTCCTCTGAAATGGAGTGTCCATGATTTGAATTGCATTTTGATGCTAAACCTTAGTTTAATCCACTTGTTGAATCATGTTCGAATGTTCTTGCTGCTTGAGTGCATTAGTTGAGTTCATTCCATTAGCTTGGTAATCATTTTGCTACCTGGTGTCCTTGTTTCTATTAGCTGAAATGTCCTGCATTTGAGGTGATATTTGATGTTAAACCTGCATTGCTTCCCGTTGCATTGCAGGTGATGTTTGACTTCTGCTTCCTATTTGTTTTTGTGCCTTCATTTCCATAGATGATTCTAGATACTGAGATTTTGTGCAATGATCACCCATTATAACTTGTTGTTGCTTCTGTGTCTTTATGGCATGAATTGATTTCAGATGTTGGTGCTGTTGAATTGGTTCAATCATTTGGTAATTTAATTcaatactcatacatgagaattTTTATTACTAATGTATGATTAAATTAAAGAATCAGATACACTGTCATAATTTAACAGCGTCTTATACCAAAGTAGTATGAAAATTTTATATGCATTTGTGCACTATTGAATTAAAGTGTAGCTTAGAAGCTTTGTAGCCTATAGAGACATTATGCTTATGTGCTTAATTTTCTATTATATGACATAAAgtgattaaattaaatacaacATGGCATCACTGAGTGTTGAAGATTTCAGTAATGATATAGCATTTTAATTAGAGTATTGGAGAGAAGAAAATTAATACCTTTTGTAAAAGCATTTTAATTAGTTAAGAGATCAATTCCTTACCAATCTGCCAAAAGAAAGTTATGCTTAAAAGAATTCATCCCCATGTATGCATATTTTAGGATATATGTTCAGTGACTACAATTATATAAGCTACAACAATCAGTTTCGATACTGATGTATACTGATGTATGTTTATTTAGTAGATTTATACTGATGTATCATGTATGCACACATTATACTGATGTACaacaattatatattttaggATATATGTTTATTTAGTAGATTTATACTGATGTATGCACACATTAATGTGGATGCTTTTGTTACAAAATTTGTCTTCTTAGAACTCAATCAAGTGTAGATATCTTCTCTTGGAGTATAAGCTAAAGAACAACACAGAGAAATGGTTCCTGTCATTCCTTCCAATGAAAAATAGGCTCAAGAGAGTTGAAGGTTTGAATGCATTGGGGCTAGTTGTTGCAGCTGTAATGTCAGTTATTTATATAAGCTATCATTTGTGAGTATATAATTCTTTTGTAAAAGTTTTGAAAGTGACCCCTGGTTGTACTTGTCTTTGTTACATTCAACCGATTACATACTCTTCCATTTCCATAGAAGGTCATAATTTTGGTTATGCTGTAATAGAGATTGTGGTGCTCTGATAATCAAAGTTTTGCTGCTTCTGCATTCTGGTTCTGGCGACTTGATTGGTTTATTTCAAGATTTTAAGGCTTTTGGTTCTTGGTTCATTTTGAATACTTTGTTCATAtgctaattttaattttgttttgtttagataACATAGCCAGCATATGTTAATCTTGACGATGAAGAAGACTTTACAAGTTGAAGGAGTTTCAAAACACCCTAGTtcgattgaattttattttgcaaAATGAGTGTTGGTTGGTGGTAACCTTTTTGTTTGAAAGTTGTAATTAGATACTATACCTCTTAGTAGTTGAGTAATTTATAACTTTGATTTGTATTGATTTACGTTTTTGATTgtcaaagtaaaataaaataatgattgtttttagaaaaaaatcatCTAAAACTTCATATTAGAAAAATGTTTATCAACAAAAAATATGctcaaaagaaatttaaaataattttttattaaaaaaaattcaaaaactagCTTAttatagtttggtttggttttcacACTGAAGGATAACCTTTTATGCTAGTAAGTGTATGAAAATCTAACATAACTCTTAATTATAAAGTACAACTATAtcctaaaattaaaagaaaatcttaAAATTACATAAGACTATTAGACATTTAGACCAGTAAGCCAGTGTTTGAGTGCTTAAATTCACGAGTCAGTATTGGTGGTGAATGAAAAATTAATACAAAATAGAAGTTTGTAATCTTGTTTTTTCAATTCAAATGATTAAAACAAAAATCACTACTGTCTCATCAATAAGTTGCCACTGTTAAGCTGCTGGAAAAATTTGCCACTGGAGTAGCATCTAATACTTCTTTTACTTAAGCTTGAATATTTTTGCTAAAATCAAAGAAGAACTttggtcaaaaaaaaaaatcaaagaagaactgACAAAGAAGAACACAACATCAACAATTTGAGAAAACAAACTATTAAATGTAACAATGGTATCGAACATCAACCATGCCTTCCAAAGACATCAAACACACTTTCTTCAACAGAATCAGCACATGAGAAATAAAACAAACTCATAAGCTAATAAAAAACAGagaatcaatcaaccaaaatACAGAGCCATTTGAACATCCTTCTGCTTAAACCCACACTTCTCATAAAACACCGCATTCTCAACCGTGCAATCAAGAATAACCTTATAGCACCCAACAGAACGAGCATGCTCAGTGAGAAACTCAACCACTTTCTTCCCCAATTGCTTCCCACGAGCACTCGAATCAACAACAACATCTTCAATATGCCCAACTTTACCACAATTCcttataaatttcttctcaataaACACACACCCCGTCGCAATTATCTTTCCAGTAACATCATCTTCAATAACACCAATAACATGATCATCTCCAAGCGAATCAACCTCGCGAAATCGATCCTCGAATTCCTTCTCAGAAACTGAATCGCAAACTGTAAGCTGTTGCAGTAACTCTATGAATCCTTTTTTCTTATCTGTAATCTCTAATCTTCGGATTCTAAACTTTTGTTCATCACTGTTttgcatcttcttctctaataaataaaaatcaaagaaagttgaaatttaaaattaaaattaaaaaaaatatgaaaatcgcATGCAATGTTTAGGATTTACAGTTCAATGAAACTCAGATCTGAAACTGAAACAGAGAGATTCAAGAATTTTACACTTACTTTTGAGTTTCACGATGGAGGAATTTCCGATGGATACGACGCCGTTTGAGGAAAGGTAATTTCGCGTTATAACTTCATATATATTCAGAAATTATAGTGAAACCTGAGCCGTTGATATTTCTTATGATGAGGTGGCGAAATATGGACCGTGAGTTAGGTTGAAATTCGATTTTGAGgtttttgtaaggaaaaaaaaaatACGAATCAGAGAGAAGATCATAGCGAGAGAGATGCAAACGACGCTGTTTCGACGGCTCGCTCCATCGTTGGCAGCACGATTTCAACGCAACGAGAATCTTCTaacctctttctcttctttatcttcttcttcttcttccgttCTTCACCATGTCACGTCTTCGTCGTCGTCTTCTGCTGACGTTGAACCTGTTCACATAACCGAAAACTGCGTTCGAGTATGTTCTTTGTTCTCTCAATTGCTTACTTTTCAATTTTTCCCTTCTGATTTTGTATATTACTGATTATGTGGCCTAATTGCATGTTCATGAAATTTACATTAGGTTTTTATTGATGGACTATATTTATGTGATATATAACTCAGGAACTATGTGTATCATTACAtgtaattgatttgaattttgaatgtgTAACAGAGAATTAAGGAATTGGATTCTAATGAACCATCAACTGCTGGAAAAATGCTTCGATTGAGTGTAGAAACGGGCGGGTGTTCGGGGTTTCAGTATGCTTTTAATCTGGACGACAGAGTTAACTCGGACGATAGGTATTACTTCTTGGATAGTCGAATATCAATGTTGATATGCTTGCCATATGTTGATGAACACTTGTATTTTATGAATTACAACTTAGTTTTACTTTAATGTATTGACAGAGTTTTCGAGAAGGAAGGAGTTAAATTGGTTGTTGACAATATTTCGTATGACTTTGTCAAAGGCGCGACTGTTGATTATGTCGAGGAGCTAATTCGTTCGGCTTTCATAGTAAGTCATGCATATTTGTGAGTTTGAACCATGAATAGACTGGTGTTTATTGAAAATTGATAATTTTACTATCTTCAAATTCTTTCTGTTCCAATTCACATTAACTACAATACAACatggaaataatcagggaagaaATTGTTTTGACTGTGTTTTTGTTGGAAGTTTTTCTGGGAACTATAGTAGCAATTCCCATTCACATCCTGTTATCAAGTTAAATCATGAAACATTTGAGAACTTCTGATAGAGCTAGATATGAGAATTGGGATGTTGATGATGTGTCTAGTCATCCACATGCTGTTCACAGATTATGGAGGGTGTTTGTTAGGAAATATAGTAAGAAAGGAGAGAATGATGAGCCGGCAGTAAAGGGGTGTGATGCGTGACTCGATTCTATTTTATTGGGTTGGGTAGATTAGAGAGAAGGCGTTATGGAGAATCTAAGAAATTAGTTGCAGAGAATTAAGGAATTTTCTGAGTCAGTGAGCATAGCTCTCAGGAGTAGCAGGAAGTTTGTTTCTTGTACTCATTTCCTTTCTATCATTCATCAGCCTTAGCCTGACCGCTTAATGCAAGATCATAGCCTCTCTGATCTAGTAATTAAAGTCCCTGCTCCAATAATAGAAAGTTGAACAGAACAAGGTTGAATTGGTATGTGTAATTTTAAGAGTGGGTAAAGTTATCCATGAGCATACACTTAATAATTTTATCTTTTCTGAAAGATGAATGATATAAAACATCCAACCATATTCAGGTTCAGATTTGAATCCAAAGTTGTATATTTTCAGGATGGACCTGCTCTATATAGAGGTGACTTCTTTCGTCATCATCCAAGCAGTGCATTTAGATTTTAGATGCATTTGGAGTCTATATAGCTTATACATAAATACTTAATTAATTTATTCATCAAAAACAGGCCTTAGTCTTGCGCCTTATCCACTTTGGTTGCATATTATGTTGTGACCTATTTTGAGAACTGCAGACCTGCATGTTTCATTTCATGTCATGTGGATGATGCAGTTTCTCTCCTGACAAAGCTTTTGCTTTGAATTCCTCTCTCCCAAAACTATTCATAGGCACACCTCCTTCCGGTTCAAACAAAATAAAGCTACCATTCAGATATGTGTGGAAAATGTAGCATTAGAATAAAATTGTTCATGCAAAATAGTGGCCGGGAGGAGCAAGTGTAGCACTGCAACCTAAACCAAGCCCACATGTCAGTTTTTGTAATTTGCTAAAGAACTTTAAAGCATGATGTGCTCCTAAAATACGTGTAGCGCCAAAGATACTTCCAATCTTAAGGTGCATCATTCCATGGACTTTGAGTAAAGAATGTTAATAGTATACTATTTGACAATTTTTTGTTGGCACTTTCTTCATCGTTGGGTGATATCACATGTTACTCAAACTAAATAACCTTAGCCCGGTCTCTATATGTGAGATTGGTAagagattttaataataataacctcAGACCTTGAGAGGAACACACTCTGAAAACCCAAGCCTTCACCAACCGGCCAACTTTTGAGGTTTCAATGATGTTGTCTTTTATATTTGATGGCATCGCTTTCGTTATAGAAGAAGACGCATTTACACATCATTAAAAGTTGTATGTGCTTTTCGAACCAAGTTCAAAGTCCCTAGATTGTATGTAAATGTGAATTGTGTGGAGTGTGGACAGAAAAGTGTTGATGTAATTGTGCCTACATCTGCTCCTTTATAACATTGAATGTCATTCTTAAGACATTTAAACAAAGCCGAATTTACATTTATTTACTGATATTTCATATTCAGGTGACTGAGAACCCCAGTGCAGTTGGCGGTTGTAGCTGTAAAAGTTCCTTCATGGTGAAACAGTAGTTAGCTATCTTGGGACTCCCCTCCTCAATTTCCTCCACTGCTCAGATATATACTCGGTGAACAAGATTATTATATTATGAATACAATTTTTGTAACTCAAAAAACAATTGACTAAATTGAAGATTAAATTATTGTTTGTATAATGATATCAATGTTACATACAGTTGGTTTACTGGTAATAAATTATCAGGCATTTCAGTCTAGTCTGTACTAATAATGTATATTACTGATAGTTCAAATATTAAATGAGGCTTGCAAATGTATTTACAATTTGCAGCAACAAGTTGCTTGTTTAATGTCATATAATGACAAGGGCATTACTTCTTACACTTAAGTGGTGGAGAACACCTGTAGAAATTCGAAAATATTTTCCTAAATTTGGAAGTATATCTATGGACGGACCCATTTTATATCAAAACACATTTTAAGTGTGACACCCTTTCAAAATTAGTCCAAAAGAAATCTTCAAACAAACCCTTTCAATGATTTTGAACATTTAACAACTCTGATAAATCCAGAAGTGTAGTTTCAAATTTGTCAAGCggaaatttgaaaaaatatcACATTGCATGTACTTTTCAACTAAGTGACTATTCAGGAAGTGCATTTTCAAAAATGTAAAGTGGGAAATTTAATAAAACACCATCTTAATGTTTGCTTCACTCATGATAATTTCACCATttatttttcaaaccctaccaaaaCCTCCTTTCATACTCAATCAACCTTTTTACCGCAAAACAACATATTTCTCTGTTTTCTAAGAAGTTAAAATTTAAGGTAATGTACATGTATTTCCTTCCTCGTTATTTACATTAATTTGGTTTTCTGTCTGAAAAAATGAATGTTGCGTCCGAAAATATATTTTCGAATTTTTGTTGAATGTCATCTGAAATTGTATTTCCGAATTAGCTCAGAGTTGAATTTGATCTGTTTTTAATACTTTCTATTATGATTGGCCTTAGATATAATGCACCCTGATGTTGTCCTCAAACCTATTGTGTCTATGGATGTCAAACTGGTTGATGTTAAGGTATATGTTGGcaaataatttataaatgaaCATAAGTTTGTTGTTCATGATCATATGCTCCAATGGATCCGTACGGAGCTTGTCAATTGGGGTTCAACGTTGTAATTGGAAGGTCGGATAATGTTTCAGATAGAAGACAAACATTTGTGACACTGAGATGCATCAGAAGTGACAAATACAGGGTTGTTCAAAAAATCCATAGAACTGTATTGAACCACAGAACCGAACCGAACTGTTGTTAAAAAATTGAACCGTTCTCTTTGGTTTATGAACTGAATCACAGTTTATCAAACAGTTCGATAACGGAACTGAACCGTTAACTGAACCAAAACTAACCAAACTGAATTGTTATTAATTAACCATGCATGTTTATGTTTAATTAACCATGCAGTTTCTCATTGGTATGGCATGGTTATTAGAACTTTGGTTAAGTGATATTTTCTCCAAATTAATCTTTTCATattaaactttattttaattatgaaaaaaatagtttttttttttaaaataaatttttgtaataataatatttaatattaaaatttttatatagGTAATTCGTTAAAAACATCCTGAAAGTTTAAAGTAAAGAAAAATTGTTTTTCATGTGAATATTACTGTTTCTCATAATGCATTTAACATCTCTATCTTATTGGTAAATTTTGATATATACTATTAGATTATATATCAAGCATAATTATAACAATACTGGTAgtttatatagtttatatattgtttttctTTAGGCAATCAGCACAAGCATAATAATACttttagtttatatatatatggataaattttaaaaaattaatctgaacaatattacttttaatatataatttttaatttgtaaattttattatatattattgataaatatatttataaaaatggttttaaaaaatctaaaataatttttattaaaaaattcataaaatgtATCGGTTTTATCACCATAATCATAACAACAAGTATGTAACGGTTCTATTCATCATAACCCTAAAGTTCTCTTAAAAAATGGTTACTAATAGTTTGGTACGGTTCAGGATTAAGAATCGGTATATCGAACCAAATGTTTGGTTCAGTttggttttaaaacaaaattaaacggtttggttcggttcttgcaAACTGTTATCATGGTTCAGTTTGGTACAGTTTGGTTCTCTTAGTAAACTATACCGTGAAGAGCCCTAGACAAGTACACAAATCCTATTCAACAGTTGAAATTGGATGACACTAGTTCAAGCAAATGTGAGTGTCCTTTTAAATTGCGCAAATATCTTATGGCGAATAATACATGAAGATTTAATGTGATTTGTGGTATACATAATCATGACATGTGTCGTAAGTTAGTCGGTCATCTCATTGCATATTTCCTTAAGGCTGGAGAGAAGGAAATTGTTTCTGACATGACATTAAACATGGTACAACTCAAAAATATACTTACAACTTTGaaacaaaaaatatttcaaaatatcataGAGCAGGTTGCTGGTGATGATGAGTGGGTTGTGTATCATAAAGCATACGCATTGAGAGCATACTTCTTATACTTGATTGACACGTATATTTTTGTAGACAAAAGTGACACTTATGTGGTTGTGGTATACCTGAAATACTTCACTGACTTGGATCGAATCCATGAGTACAATTGGGGGCTGCTTGTTTGGTCTACTTGTACTCCAAGTTAGCTGAAGGTTGTATGTGGAAGACCAAACAGATGACAGACAGCATCACACTATTGACAATAATATTTCTGCATCTTTTAATGTTTGTGTGTCACTTTCATAACACTTTTGCTACGCCATTACTAATGATTCATATGTACCACTGACTTCGATCCTCCAGCACTTCCCATGCATATTCGGTTGGTCATGTGTTCCGACATACACTGAGGATATGCTACTTGCTTTTGTATTCATCCCGCTCATATGGACTCAAGCGACGGAGTTATTCAGAGTGTATCTTGACCATTTGGTAGCAAATACACTTTCATGCATATGTAGATTACTGTGAGACGTGTCACGTATGTTGTATCCACATCGGCTTGAGCATCTCATGCAGCAATTTAGCTACATGAAGTTTGTTCCTAGAGACCCCTTTGATGTTGTTCCTCCCACTATTCTATTGAGAGATGTACATGCCATGTTTGATTATTACCTTAATCATCTGGTGTCAGATGAGCCACAGAGTATCATAGCTTCTAACGACTGGAGTGGTGCACATGGCTACATCCAGTGGTATTTTAGGAAGCCACATACTTGTATGACGTCAGATACTCTGGGAGATCCACCTACGTCAACTCATCAAAAGATACTATATGAGTAGCAAGCTAGATCAGatcatgttgttgatgtgttGCCTAGATTTCAAAATAAATGACGAagattatgtgtcattctttttttctctctcatttattattaaaataaatgatggaggagagataTTGATATCATTAAGTTGAACATCGTCATCCGAATTAAATCGAAATCTTTTAATTGTGTGGGAgtttaagattattattattatcacttCATATATAATTTCAGTAATAAGTATAAGAAAATTCATGGTAGTGAAGTGAATATATAACACAGGAACCCATTTGGCAGAAATTCAgttacttaaaaaaaatattttaagagatAACTAAAAAAGAATGATCCTTAAGGGTCTCTTTGAAAGTTTGGATGAGAATAGAGGGGAGAGtattgaaaaaagaaaatgattaaataaaattaattgaagGATTTTGATTGGGAGTGTTTTAAAGAGtttgtttttattcataacaTCGAAAACTTATTAATTTAGAGAAACTCAAAATATGTATTGAATAAAGATTTTGAAGGGTTTCTAGAAtaattacataaatttttcaaatatattttatgttgttaaagtattatgaaaataaaaaaatatagagaaatgattaagtgtatgtttggttttgctttgaggAGAATTGATTCCGAGTGAATTGATtttgtataattgattttaactAAAAGTGAATAGGAAGTGAGTTATATTTGAATTTGTTTATGTAAATGTGAGTTGAACAACtaatttcaatgtaaaaatcacATTTAAGCTCAAATTCTACAAATTGTaccttcaagtagaatcaattcaaAAGACAATAtcaattttactttaaaagaacCAAACACCttaaaatcattacagaatcaattgTACACCTCTAAAATTACT
The Vicia villosa cultivar HV-30 ecotype Madison, WI linkage group LG6, Vvil1.0, whole genome shotgun sequence genome window above contains:
- the LOC131610964 gene encoding iron-sulfur assembly protein IscA-like 2, mitochondrial, translated to MQTTLFRRLAPSLAARFQRNENLLTSFSSLSSSSSSVLHHVTSSSSSSADVEPVHITENCVRRIKELDSNEPSTAGKMLRLSVETGGCSGFQYAFNLDDRVNSDDRVFEKEGVKLVVDNISYDFVKGATVDYVEELIRSAFIVTENPSAVGGCSCKSSFMVKQ
- the LOC131610965 gene encoding glucosamine 6-phosphate N-acetyltransferase; its protein translation is MQNSDEQKFRIRRLEITDKKKGFIELLQQLTVCDSVSEKEFEDRFREVDSLGDDHVIGVIEDDVTGKIIATGCVFIEKKFIRNCGKVGHIEDVVVDSSARGKQLGKKVVEFLTEHARSVGCYKVILDCTVENAVFYEKCGFKQKDVQMALYFG